The Polaribacter tangerinus genome has a segment encoding these proteins:
- a CDS encoding Rne/Rng family ribonuclease, with translation MKTELIIRSNSSDIDFALLRDGKLIELNNETTGNKFSVGDIFLAKIGKVLTGLNAAFVNVGYPKDGFLHYHDLGAQVNSLNAFIKKVSTGKYKEFTFKNFQYQEDINKDGSINDVLKTGQNLLVQIVKEPISTKGPRLSSELSIAGRFLVLVPFSNRVSVSQKIEDPKEKERLKRLAKSIKPKGFGVILRTVAEGKKVAELDKDLQNSLERWKTMCKRIANTNTPTKILSELNRASSILRDVMNDSFTNIVTNDETLNVEIKEYLQEIYPEKEKIVKLHKSEMPIFEKYGIERQIKTSFGKTVSMSKGAYLVIEHTEALHVIDVNSGNRSNKAGSQEDTALEVNLISATEIARQLQLRDMGGIIVVDFIDMHKAENRNKLYQHLKEQMALDRTKHKILPPSKFGLVQITRQRVRPELSIKTTEANPNKNGEVEAPIVLLDKIEAELEKFISNPKNKKIQLHVHPFIAAYLTKGVNSIRFKWYLKHKKWITIIPRDAYTYLHFRFKSVRD, from the coding sequence ATGAAAACAGAATTAATTATTCGTTCAAATTCATCTGATATTGATTTTGCCTTATTAAGAGATGGAAAACTTATTGAATTAAATAATGAAACAACGGGTAACAAGTTTTCTGTTGGCGATATTTTTTTAGCCAAAATAGGAAAAGTGTTAACTGGTTTAAATGCAGCCTTTGTAAATGTAGGATACCCAAAAGATGGGTTTTTACATTATCATGATTTAGGTGCGCAAGTAAACTCATTAAACGCGTTCATTAAGAAAGTAAGCACAGGTAAGTATAAAGAATTCACATTCAAAAACTTCCAATATCAGGAAGATATTAACAAAGACGGTAGTATAAACGATGTACTAAAAACAGGGCAAAACCTGCTAGTACAAATAGTAAAAGAACCCATATCTACAAAAGGCCCAAGACTAAGTTCTGAACTGTCTATAGCCGGTAGGTTTTTAGTTTTAGTTCCTTTTTCTAACAGAGTTTCAGTTTCTCAAAAAATAGAAGATCCCAAAGAAAAAGAACGTTTAAAAAGACTAGCAAAAAGTATTAAGCCGAAAGGTTTTGGTGTTATTCTTAGAACAGTTGCAGAAGGTAAAAAAGTAGCAGAATTAGACAAAGATTTGCAAAACTCATTAGAGCGTTGGAAAACTATGTGTAAGCGCATAGCAAACACAAATACTCCAACTAAAATTTTGAGCGAATTAAACAGAGCATCGTCAATTTTAAGAGATGTAATGAATGATTCTTTTACCAACATTGTTACAAATGACGAAACTTTAAACGTAGAAATTAAAGAATATCTGCAAGAAATTTATCCTGAAAAGGAAAAAATTGTAAAGTTACACAAGTCGGAAATGCCAATTTTTGAAAAATATGGTATCGAAAGACAAATAAAAACATCATTTGGCAAAACAGTTTCTATGAGTAAAGGTGCCTATTTAGTAATAGAGCACACAGAAGCGTTACATGTTATAGATGTAAATAGTGGAAATCGATCTAACAAAGCTGGTTCGCAAGAAGACACCGCATTAGAAGTTAATTTAATCTCAGCTACAGAAATTGCACGACAATTACAATTACGTGATATGGGCGGAATTATAGTAGTAGATTTTATTGATATGCACAAAGCTGAAAACAGAAATAAACTGTATCAGCATCTGAAAGAGCAAATGGCTTTAGACAGAACAAAACACAAAATATTACCTCCAAGTAAATTTGGTTTGGTACAAATTACAAGACAAAGGGTAAGACCAGAGTTAAGTATAAAAACTACCGAAGCCAACCCAAATAAAAATGGAGAAGTAGAAGCGCCAATTGTCTTATTAGACAAAATTGAAGCAGAGTTAGAAAAATTTATTTCTAATCCTAAAAATAAAAAGATACAATTACACGTGCATCCTTTTATTGCTGCCTATTTAACAAAAGGCGTTAATTCTATTCGTTTTAAATGGTATTTAAAACACAAAAAGTGGATTACTATTATACCTAGAGATGCTTACACATACTTACATTTTAGATTTAAATCTGTTAGAGATTAA
- a CDS encoding acyl-ACP desaturase, producing the protein MSIKNIRKEVMMTLEKSMGDFVDKFLIPAEKIWQPTDFLPNSQKDSFISEVEEIREISKELHDDFWVVLVGDTITEEALPTYESWLLDLDGVTQDPDNGWAKWVRTWTAEENRHGDVLNKYLYLSGRVNMREVEISTQHLIADGFDIGTSTDPYKNFVYTTFQELATYVSHNNVAKIARKKGHKALAKMSKIIAGDEMRHHQAYAHFVKEIFKIDASEMMLAFQHMMKHKIVMPAMHLRESFGGKGSLFDDFSSVAQRIGVYTGFDYVDILKKLNTMWEIDKITNLTPEAEKARDYLMKLPDRMYRITERIVIPDTKFEFKWMLPA; encoded by the coding sequence ATGTCTATAAAAAATATAAGAAAAGAAGTAATGATGACGCTCGAAAAGAGCATGGGAGACTTTGTGGATAAATTTTTAATTCCTGCCGAAAAAATATGGCAACCAACAGATTTTTTACCAAATTCTCAAAAAGATTCATTTATTTCTGAAGTGGAAGAAATAAGAGAAATTTCTAAAGAATTACACGACGATTTTTGGGTTGTTTTGGTAGGAGATACCATTACCGAAGAAGCTTTGCCTACGTATGAGTCTTGGTTGTTAGATTTAGATGGTGTTACACAAGACCCAGACAATGGTTGGGCAAAATGGGTACGAACATGGACGGCTGAAGAAAACAGACATGGAGATGTTTTAAACAAGTACTTATACCTGTCTGGTCGAGTAAATATGCGTGAAGTAGAAATATCTACACAACATTTAATAGCAGATGGTTTTGATATTGGTACTTCTACAGATCCTTACAAAAACTTTGTGTATACAACTTTTCAAGAATTAGCAACCTATGTTTCACATAATAATGTTGCTAAAATAGCTCGTAAAAAAGGGCATAAAGCCTTGGCTAAAATGTCTAAAATTATTGCAGGAGACGAAATGCGTCATCATCAGGCATATGCACATTTTGTAAAAGAAATTTTTAAAATTGATGCAAGTGAAATGATGTTGGCTTTTCAACACATGATGAAACATAAAATTGTGATGCCTGCTATGCATTTAAGAGAATCTTTTGGTGGTAAAGGAAGTTTGTTTGATGATTTTTCTTCAGTTGCGCAAAGAATCGGTGTGTATACAGGTTTTGATTATGTAGATATTTTAAAGAAGCTAAATACTATGTGGGAAATTGACAAGATTACAAATCTTACCCCAGAGGCAGAAAAAGCAAGAGACTACCTAATGAAATTACCAGACAGAATGTATCGCATTACAGAACGTATTGTAATACCAGATACCAAGTTTGAGTTTAAATGGATGTTACCAGCTTAG
- a CDS encoding single-stranded DNA-binding protein — MAAGTINKVILIGNLGDEVKMHYFDDKNSVGRFPIATSESYTNKTTGEKVTNTDWHNIVVKNKLAEICEKYLSKGDKVYIEGKLKNKQWEQDGVKRYATEVHVTEMTMLSTKKNADTNTAS, encoded by the coding sequence ATGGCAGCTGGAACAATAAATAAAGTTATACTAATAGGTAATTTAGGAGATGAAGTTAAAATGCATTATTTTGATGATAAAAATAGTGTAGGCCGTTTTCCAATAGCAACTTCAGAGAGTTATACCAATAAAACTACTGGCGAAAAGGTAACAAATACCGATTGGCATAATATTGTTGTAAAGAATAAATTGGCAGAAATTTGCGAAAAATATTTATCTAAAGGAGATAAAGTGTACATCGAAGGAAAACTGAAAAATAAACAATGGGAACAAGACGGTGTAAAAAGGTATGCTACAGAAGTTCACGTTACCGAAATGACAATGTTGTCTACCAAGAAAAATGCAGACACTAATACTGCTTCCTAA
- a CDS encoding lysophospholipid acyltransferase family protein encodes MKIISHILSPIFIAVFFLLLVLFHPLQWISLNIFGAKAQAQVVAILNFFLVKSMLIIGVPIRVINKYKLPENTTVVFVSNHQSTFDIPPIAWFFRKQFPKFVAKIELGKGIPSVSYNLRNGGAALINRKDSKQAISELVSFSKRIKEKKWGAIIFPEGTRSRNGKPKSFASNGLKVITKFNKEGYVVPLTINNSWKVFKYGKYPLGIGSPITITVHEPIKIDTMPFEELLEKTETVIKEHIN; translated from the coding sequence ATGAAAATAATTAGCCATATTTTATCGCCAATTTTTATTGCTGTTTTTTTCTTATTATTAGTGTTATTTCATCCATTGCAATGGATAAGTTTAAATATTTTTGGTGCAAAAGCCCAAGCTCAAGTAGTGGCAATTTTAAACTTTTTTTTGGTAAAATCGATGTTAATCATCGGAGTACCAATACGTGTAATAAATAAGTATAAGTTGCCAGAAAACACCACAGTTGTTTTCGTTTCTAACCATCAATCTACATTTGATATTCCACCGATAGCATGGTTTTTTAGAAAACAGTTTCCGAAGTTTGTTGCAAAAATAGAGCTCGGAAAAGGCATACCAAGCGTTTCATACAATTTAAGAAATGGTGGGGCAGCACTTATTAACAGAAAAGACTCTAAACAAGCAATTTCTGAATTGGTAAGTTTTTCTAAAAGGATAAAAGAGAAAAAATGGGGTGCTATTATTTTTCCCGAAGGAACAAGAAGTAGAAATGGTAAACCAAAATCTTTTGCCTCAAACGGATTAAAAGTAATTACAAAGTTTAACAAAGAAGGCTATGTTGTTCCGTTAACTATAAATAACTCTTGGAAAGTTTTTAAGTATGGTAAATATCCTTTAGGCATAGGAAGCCCAATAACAATTACAGTTCACGAACCAATTAAAATAGATACAATGCCGTTTGAAGAACTTCTAGAAAAAACCGAAACAGTAATAAAAGAACATATAAATTAA
- the mutY gene encoding A/G-specific adenine glycosylase: protein MIFSKTLIYWYLKNNRDLPWRKTKNPYFIWLSEIMLQQTRVAQGLSYYLKFTTHYPTVFDLANASESEVLKMWQGLGYYSRARNLHFSAKYIANELNGKFPETYSEILKLKGVGDYTASAIASICFNEPTAVVDGNVYRVLSRYYGIHTPINSSAGIKEFKLLAQSLLDEAQPGNYNQAIMDFGAILCKPQNPLCSTCSFANSCVAYEKKIQKELPIKEKKIKVKKRYFNYLVVKTASNNTILQERKGKGIWQGLFEFPLIESPKSINKKELISSDIFENLFSESTTLSLFNEQEIVHKLSHQHLYTKFWIVETNSLIKANVSWSSILEFPVPILIANFLEDFSVKSN, encoded by the coding sequence ATGATTTTTTCTAAAACATTAATATACTGGTATTTAAAAAACAACAGAGATTTGCCTTGGCGTAAAACTAAGAATCCATACTTTATTTGGCTTAGTGAAATTATGCTCCAGCAGACTCGAGTAGCCCAAGGTTTGTCTTATTATTTAAAATTTACAACTCATTATCCCACTGTTTTCGACTTGGCTAACGCTAGTGAAAGTGAGGTTTTAAAAATGTGGCAAGGTCTTGGTTATTATTCTAGAGCTAGAAATTTGCATTTTAGTGCTAAATATATTGCCAATGAGCTTAATGGCAAGTTTCCAGAAACATATTCAGAAATTTTAAAATTAAAAGGTGTTGGAGATTATACAGCATCTGCAATTGCCTCTATCTGTTTTAACGAACCTACTGCAGTTGTAGACGGTAATGTGTATAGGGTTCTTTCGAGATATTACGGTATACATACACCGATTAACTCATCTGCAGGTATTAAAGAGTTTAAACTATTAGCACAATCGCTTTTAGACGAGGCACAACCTGGTAATTATAATCAGGCAATTATGGATTTTGGCGCTATTTTATGTAAACCCCAAAACCCACTTTGTTCCACTTGTTCGTTTGCAAATAGTTGCGTAGCTTACGAAAAAAAAATACAGAAAGAATTACCAATAAAGGAGAAAAAAATAAAAGTTAAAAAAAGATACTTTAATTATTTAGTGGTAAAAACAGCTTCTAATAATACTATTTTACAAGAACGAAAAGGCAAAGGAATTTGGCAAGGTTTGTTCGAGTTTCCATTAATTGAAAGCCCAAAAAGTATCAACAAAAAAGAATTAATTTCTTCCGATATTTTCGAAAATTTATTTTCGGAGTCAACTACATTATCATTATTTAATGAACAGGAAATAGTGCACAAACTTTCTCATCAGCATTTGTACACAAAGTTTTGGATAGTCGAAACAAACTCATTAATAAAAGCAAATGTATCTTGGTCTAGTATATTAGAGTTTCCAGTACCCATATTAATAGCAAACTTTTTAGAAGATTTTTCAGTAAAAAGTAATTGA
- a CDS encoding HU family DNA-binding protein, giving the protein MTKADIVSKISDKSGIEKTDVLATVEAFMTEVKDALENGDNVYLRGFGSFIIKTRAEKTGRNISKNTTIKIPAHNIPAFKPAKTFTEGVKSKVAVKK; this is encoded by the coding sequence ATGACGAAAGCAGATATCGTATCGAAAATTTCAGATAAATCGGGCATTGAAAAAACAGATGTTTTAGCAACCGTAGAGGCATTTATGACTGAAGTAAAGGATGCATTAGAAAATGGTGACAACGTTTATTTAAGAGGTTTTGGTAGTTTTATTATCAAAACTAGAGCAGAAAAAACTGGTAGAAATATTTCTAAAAATACCACTATTAAAATTCCAGCTCACAACATTCCAGCTTTTAAGCCAGCAAAAACTTTTACTGAAGGAGTAAAAAGTAAAGTTGCTGTAAAAAAATAA
- a CDS encoding TonB-dependent receptor, producing the protein MKNFKNLLFVALFFISATILGQTKITGTVVDQSGEPLPGASVLVKGTKNGTSTDFDGKFSLTASKSSGKLVVSFIGYTTREVSFTAANANLKPIQLKEDANSLDEIVVVGKGVIDLAGGRKTPVAVSTIKAEEIQKKIGTQDVTMTLVNTPSVYVAGQAGGFGDSRISVRGFAQDNTAYLLNGQPINGMEDGKMYWSNWSGINDIASAVQIQRGLGASKLAISSVGGTTNFVTKTTAKKEGGYFSSAVANNSYFKSTLFYNTGQNEKGFATSVMFSHWQGDGYMDGNKGQGQTYFISFGYTPNETHNFNFLLTGAPQWHDQAFNENISEYLQYGRRYNSNWGTYNGNYQTERRNFYHKPVINLNWDYKINETTNLSTVLYASFGRGGGTGPRGARVNTNSDGQVDYDAIYALNGSIPNGAASNFGSNQGYITRASMNNHSWYGMVSNYEKEFNENLTFNVGLDLRTYYGEHFRIVENFRGLTSWNEGIRMRDQNDNHQTYGGFGTYKFVQTNKNFNANPWSALTNSYKEEDKINYSNDERISYGGVFTQLEYATDNFSTFFQGSLSQQTHQRFDHYQYADSSLINGTSVQSSGTPLPSNIEEGVNSEKVSNVGYNLKTGASYTINDSNKVYANIGVYSRQPYHDAIFPSFNNQISPFTQNEDIFGLELGYSFAVENFTANVNTYRTSWKNRVVSSSAVDSSTGLVQNTLNFGAEQLHQGIEIDFRAKLLNDRLDFKGFTSIGDWEYVGSTVRQVRDEDQNIISTSNNDVDGGKVGDAAQFTLGFGLDYRITDDFSVDFDWRFYDGLYANVGAVKNNLELPSYDIADLGFSYRIKFGEEKDQSLNFRVNVNNLFYEVYLSDMRTAVEAAPGDTTWNGINVNNQGIFGWGRTWNASIRYNF; encoded by the coding sequence ATGAAAAATTTTAAAAACTTATTATTTGTAGCTTTATTTTTTATATCAGCTACAATTTTAGGACAAACTAAAATTACTGGTACAGTGGTAGACCAATCTGGAGAGCCATTACCAGGAGCAAGTGTTCTTGTTAAAGGGACTAAAAATGGAACATCAACAGATTTTGATGGTAAATTTAGCCTTACTGCAAGTAAAAGCTCAGGAAAATTAGTAGTTTCTTTTATTGGTTACACCACTAGAGAAGTTTCTTTTACTGCAGCAAATGCTAACCTTAAACCAATTCAATTAAAAGAAGATGCAAATTCTTTAGATGAAATTGTAGTGGTAGGTAAAGGTGTAATTGACTTAGCGGGTGGTAGAAAAACTCCAGTTGCTGTGTCTACAATTAAGGCTGAAGAAATTCAGAAAAAAATTGGTACACAAGATGTTACCATGACATTAGTAAACACTCCATCTGTATATGTTGCAGGTCAAGCAGGAGGTTTTGGAGATTCTAGAATTTCTGTTAGAGGTTTTGCACAAGACAACACTGCATACTTATTAAATGGTCAGCCAATTAACGGTATGGAAGATGGTAAAATGTACTGGTCTAACTGGTCTGGTATTAACGACATTGCATCTGCAGTTCAAATCCAGAGAGGTTTAGGAGCATCTAAATTAGCAATTTCTTCTGTGGGTGGTACTACTAACTTTGTAACTAAAACAACAGCTAAAAAAGAAGGTGGTTACTTTTCATCTGCTGTAGCTAACAACTCTTATTTTAAATCTACCTTATTTTACAATACGGGTCAGAATGAAAAAGGTTTTGCTACTTCTGTAATGTTTTCTCACTGGCAAGGTGATGGTTATATGGATGGTAACAAAGGACAAGGACAAACTTATTTTATCTCTTTTGGTTACACGCCAAACGAAACACATAACTTTAATTTCTTGTTAACGGGTGCGCCACAATGGCACGACCAAGCATTTAACGAAAACATATCTGAGTATTTACAATACGGAAGAAGATACAATAGTAACTGGGGTACTTACAACGGTAACTATCAAACGGAAAGAAGAAACTTTTACCACAAACCAGTTATCAACTTAAACTGGGATTACAAAATTAACGAAACTACAAACTTATCTACAGTATTGTATGCATCATTTGGTAGAGGTGGAGGAACTGGTCCTAGAGGAGCTAGAGTAAATACAAACAGTGATGGACAAGTAGATTATGACGCTATTTATGCTTTAAACGGAAGTATACCAAACGGTGCAGCTTCTAACTTTGGATCTAACCAAGGGTACATTACAAGAGCTTCTATGAACAACCACAGTTGGTACGGAATGGTATCTAACTACGAGAAAGAGTTTAACGAAAACCTTACTTTTAACGTTGGTTTAGATTTAAGAACGTACTATGGTGAACACTTTAGAATTGTAGAAAACTTTAGAGGTTTAACTTCTTGGAACGAAGGTATACGTATGCGTGACCAAAATGACAACCACCAAACTTACGGAGGTTTCGGAACGTATAAATTTGTACAAACAAACAAAAACTTTAATGCAAACCCATGGAGTGCATTAACAAATAGTTATAAAGAGGAAGATAAAATTAATTATAGCAACGACGAAAGAATTTCTTACGGAGGTGTATTTACTCAATTAGAGTATGCTACAGATAATTTTTCTACATTTTTTCAAGGATCTTTATCTCAACAAACTCACCAAAGATTTGACCACTATCAATATGCAGATAGCTCTTTAATAAATGGTACATCTGTTCAATCTTCAGGAACACCATTACCATCTAATATCGAAGAAGGTGTTAACTCAGAGAAAGTATCTAATGTTGGTTACAACCTAAAAACTGGTGCTAGTTATACTATAAATGATAGCAACAAAGTATATGCTAATATTGGTGTATACTCTCGTCAGCCTTACCATGATGCAATTTTTCCATCTTTTAACAATCAAATTAGTCCATTTACACAAAATGAAGACATCTTTGGTTTAGAGCTTGGTTATTCTTTTGCAGTAGAAAACTTTACAGCAAATGTGAATACATATAGAACTTCATGGAAAAATAGAGTAGTAAGTAGCTCTGCTGTAGATAGCTCTACTGGTTTAGTTCAAAATACGTTAAACTTTGGTGCAGAACAATTACACCAAGGTATAGAAATTGATTTTAGAGCTAAATTATTAAATGATAGATTAGACTTTAAAGGATTTACTTCTATTGGAGATTGGGAATATGTTGGTAGTACAGTAAGACAAGTAAGAGACGAAGACCAAAATATTATTTCTACTTCAAACAATGATGTAGATGGTGGTAAAGTTGGAGATGCAGCGCAATTTACTTTAGGCTTTGGTTTAGATTACAGAATTACTGATGATTTTTCTGTAGATTTTGACTGGAGATTCTATGACGGTTTATATGCTAACGTAGGTGCTGTAAAGAACAACTTAGAGTTGCCTTCTTATGACATTGCAGACTTAGGTTTCTCTTACAGAATTAAGTTTGGTGAAGAAAAAGACCAATCTTTAAACTTTAGAGTAAATGTAAACAACTTGTTTTATGAAGTATATTTATCAGATATGAGAACTGCTGTAGAGGCTGCTCCTGGAGATACTACATGGAATGGTATAAATGTAAACAACCAAGGTATTTTTGGTTGGGGTAGAACATGGAATGCTTCTATTAGATACAACTTCTAA